The following proteins come from a genomic window of bacterium:
- a CDS encoding sigma-70 family RNA polymerase sigma factor, translating into MPAERPRWGWRREVHAGRGAGEPRDPSDEDLMRLLAAGRQDALGPLYGRYASRIFSLAAQTVDRVSAEEIVQDVFLAVWRKAGTFSPERGAFRPWVFQIAHFRILNELRRRSRQPRLDEDPDGQRLAQVPDPAPEPGEVVRREAERAIVRDALEALPPTQRQAVDLAFFENLTHEQVAAELRLPLGTAKTRIRAGLQKLRAGLSPAVTALVVGALGLGTLLGIRVHDDQVARGRDARALALLTSSETVAVRLEPAPGVPARTHAVYRGQAGVGIAVLTFEEFAPPPAGETYQAWVRHGDRWTSLGTARLDAGGDARLIVEGPELAVPPDAIEVTREPAGGRRAPSGSVVVSAPHGR; encoded by the coding sequence ATGCCGGCCGAGCGTCCGCGGTGGGGGTGGCGGCGGGAGGTGCACGCGGGCCGCGGCGCCGGCGAGCCGCGCGATCCCAGCGACGAGGACTTGATGCGGCTGCTGGCGGCCGGCCGCCAGGACGCCCTCGGGCCGCTCTACGGCCGGTACGCCTCGCGGATCTTCTCCCTGGCCGCGCAGACGGTGGACCGCGTGTCGGCGGAAGAGATCGTCCAAGACGTCTTCCTCGCGGTGTGGCGCAAGGCCGGCACCTTCTCGCCGGAGCGGGGCGCGTTCCGGCCGTGGGTCTTCCAGATCGCCCACTTTCGGATCCTGAACGAACTTCGCCGGCGGAGCCGGCAGCCGCGGCTGGACGAGGACCCGGACGGCCAGCGGCTGGCGCAGGTCCCCGATCCCGCCCCCGAGCCGGGCGAGGTGGTGAGGCGCGAAGCCGAGCGCGCTATCGTCCGCGACGCGCTGGAGGCGCTTCCGCCAACGCAGCGTCAAGCGGTGGACCTTGCCTTCTTCGAAAACTTAACCCACGAACAGGTCGCCGCCGAACTCCGCCTCCCGCTCGGAACCGCCAAGACCCGAATCCGGGCCGGCCTGCAGAAACTCAGGGCGGGCCTGTCTCCCGCGGTCACCGCGCTGGTGGTCGGCGCGCTCGGACTGGGAACGCTGTTGGGGATCCGCGTACACGACGATCAGGTGGCGCGGGGGCGCGATGCCCGGGCGCTCGCCCTGCTTACGTCGAGCGAGACCGTGGCGGTCCGCCTCGAGCCCGCCCCGGGTGTGCCGGCGCGGACGCATGCGGTCTACCGCGGCCAGGCCGGGGTGGGCATCGCGGTGCTGACCTTTGAGGAGTTCGCGCCACCCCCGGCGGGCGAGACCTATCAGGCCTGGGTGCGCCACGGAGACCGATGGACCTCGCTCGGCACGGCTCGGCTTGACGCCGGCGGGGATGCCAGGCTGATCGTGGAGGGACCGGAGTTGGCCGTCCCGCCCGATGCGATCGAAGTCACCCGGGAACCGGCGGGCGGACGCCGCGCTCCGAGCGGGTCGGTGGTGGTCAGCGCACCACACGGACGGTAA